The following proteins come from a genomic window of Myxococcales bacterium:
- a CDS encoding class II aldolase/adducin family protein, which produces MVTSGLVEGTAGNVSARLPDGNIVMTPASVPYESMGVDDLVVCSEDGDVLPGQGSPTTEKALHLACLRRHRDIGAVVHSHPTFCSMFAITHQTIPCAIEEFSAYVGGEVRVTEYQLTGTTELGEEAAPHLDDRGAVLIANHGLLSVGKHPMDALKISLLVERTAQIVWGARVLGEVVPLPDASIEKFAPYYKLMGRISDSVKQS; this is translated from the coding sequence ATGGTGACGTCGGGCCTGGTCGAAGGCACGGCAGGCAACGTCTCCGCCCGCTTGCCGGACGGTAATATCGTGATGACGCCCGCTTCGGTTCCCTATGAATCAATGGGCGTGGACGATCTCGTAGTCTGTAGCGAAGACGGCGACGTGCTCCCGGGCCAGGGTTCTCCCACCACCGAAAAGGCCCTGCACCTCGCCTGTCTGAGACGGCATCGTGACATCGGCGCAGTGGTGCATTCTCATCCGACGTTCTGTTCGATGTTCGCAATCACCCACCAAACGATTCCCTGCGCGATCGAAGAGTTCAGCGCCTACGTCGGAGGCGAAGTTCGCGTCACCGAATATCAGCTGACGGGAACAACCGAACTTGGAGAAGAAGCGGCTCCACACCTGGACGACCGCGGAGCGGTCTTGATTGCCAACCACGGCCTGCTCAGCGTAGGCAAGCACCCAATGGATGCACTCAAGATTTCTCTATTGGTTGAACGCACCGCGCAAATTGTTTGGGGAGCGAGGGTGCTGGGAGAAGTCGTTCCCCTGCCCGACGCTTCGATCGAGAAGTTTGCTCCGTACTATAAGTTGATGGGGCGAATATCGGACTCTGTGAAACAGAGTTAG
- a CDS encoding SDR family oxidoreductase: MILEGKTVVVCGVGPGLGREVAKAALRDGANVVIGARNVPKLEGIAKELDPSGKRVAAIAVDINDGERCTSFLDEAATRFGGVDAVVQVAAFDTQFGTLATTSEEDWQTCLNANVIGTMRIAKAALPHLKSRGGGSFVLVGSQSMWVSPPMPQIAYASSKGALVSSMYHLAEELGPDKIRVNMVIPTWMWGPPVESYVKWQANERKVSEQEIIDEITADMPLGEIPKDDDVAEAIIFFCSDRARMITGETLLVNAGQFMR; the protein is encoded by the coding sequence ATGATTCTCGAGGGAAAGACGGTCGTCGTTTGTGGCGTGGGTCCAGGGCTCGGGCGGGAGGTGGCCAAGGCGGCCCTGCGCGATGGCGCAAACGTTGTGATCGGTGCCCGCAACGTACCCAAGCTCGAGGGAATTGCGAAAGAACTCGATCCAAGCGGGAAGCGGGTTGCTGCCATCGCGGTCGACATCAACGACGGCGAACGTTGCACCTCCTTTCTCGATGAAGCGGCCACACGCTTCGGCGGCGTGGATGCCGTGGTGCAGGTGGCCGCGTTCGACACGCAGTTCGGCACCCTCGCGACGACCAGCGAGGAAGATTGGCAAACTTGTCTCAATGCCAACGTAATCGGCACCATGAGGATCGCCAAGGCCGCGTTGCCCCACCTCAAGAGTCGCGGTGGAGGCTCGTTTGTTTTGGTGGGCTCGCAGTCCATGTGGGTATCTCCGCCGATGCCACAGATCGCCTACGCATCTTCGAAGGGGGCGCTGGTCTCTTCGATGTATCACCTCGCAGAGGAACTCGGACCGGACAAGATTCGCGTCAACATGGTGATTCCCACTTGGATGTGGGGTCCCCCGGTCGAGAGCTACGTCAAGTGGCAGGCGAACGAGCGGAAGGTGAGCGAACAGGAGATCATTGATGAGATTACTGCCGACATGCCGCTGGGAGAAATTCCAAAGGACGATGACGTGGCCGAAGCGATCATTTTCTTTTGTTCCGATCGCGCCCGCATGATCACCGGCGAAACACTGCTCGTGAACGCAGGGCAGTTCATGCGCTAG
- a CDS encoding HDOD domain-containing protein, with protein MSNLLEQLRKASSIPSPPGVALEILNLNQGDDIDIDELAEVVTRDPAIVAKLLRMANSANFGRPGQVSDIRQAIMTLGLRSVNLLALSFSLASYSKGEGGGRFDYQRYWTSTAVITTASSILAKEHLSRFKDEVFLASILCDFGQLILAEAATKKYRPVLQRKAKSSAPLHEIEREILDTDHAEIGSELLGEWGLPTLICNAVQHHHAPHKA; from the coding sequence GTGTCAAACCTACTCGAGCAACTGCGCAAGGCCAGTTCGATCCCATCACCACCTGGTGTAGCGCTCGAGATCCTCAACCTCAATCAAGGCGACGACATCGACATCGATGAGCTCGCCGAAGTAGTGACCCGCGACCCGGCAATCGTCGCGAAGCTGCTTCGCATGGCCAATTCGGCTAACTTTGGCCGGCCGGGACAGGTGTCCGACATCCGACAAGCGATCATGACCCTTGGCTTGCGCAGTGTCAATCTGCTGGCCTTGTCTTTCTCACTCGCCTCGTACTCCAAGGGTGAAGGCGGCGGACGATTCGACTACCAGCGGTATTGGACTTCGACCGCCGTCATCACAACGGCTTCGAGTATTCTGGCGAAAGAACATCTCTCTCGGTTCAAAGACGAGGTCTTCCTGGCGAGCATTCTATGTGACTTCGGACAACTCATCCTGGCAGAGGCCGCAACGAAAAAATATCGCCCAGTCCTGCAACGCAAGGCAAAGTCGAGCGCGCCTCTCCACGAAATCGAGCGGGAAATTCTGGACACAGATCACGCAGAAATCGGTAGCGAGCTGTTGGGCGAGTGGGGATTGCCGACGCTGATCTGCAATGCCGTCCAACATCACCACGCTCCGCACAAGGCTTGA
- a CDS encoding GGDEF domain-containing protein produces MLQVASMVADLYTGTDMATSLEALQSAASEYFGMDSNACQELLESTEANMAEIGEMLGLECDDPGEIAAIRVRATEYLVKQSIALHQQIEAVSADSAELKKRNVALEERATTDALTGLRNRGYFDEWIESERERAGQTGHPLGLLLLDIDHFKSVNDDHGHPCGDDLLRAISAAIQQAAGNGNIVCRYGGEEIAIIAPETDYSELAILAEKLREAVAATSVTHDNKPVQRTVSIGGYANPPGQSLPESLCMMKLADEQLYRAKSEGRDRIFIKGE; encoded by the coding sequence GTGCTCCAGGTTGCCTCGATGGTTGCCGACCTCTATACCGGGACAGACATGGCCACCAGTCTCGAGGCGCTGCAAAGCGCCGCAAGCGAGTACTTCGGCATGGACTCGAACGCGTGCCAGGAGTTGCTCGAATCCACCGAAGCAAACATGGCCGAAATCGGGGAGATGCTGGGACTCGAATGCGACGACCCCGGGGAGATCGCCGCGATACGGGTTCGAGCCACCGAGTATCTGGTCAAGCAGAGCATTGCTCTCCACCAACAGATCGAAGCAGTTTCCGCCGACTCCGCCGAACTCAAAAAGCGCAACGTCGCCCTCGAGGAACGCGCCACGACAGATGCCCTCACCGGCCTTCGCAACCGTGGATACTTCGACGAGTGGATCGAGAGTGAACGAGAACGCGCTGGCCAGACGGGTCACCCGTTGGGATTGTTGCTGCTCGACATCGATCACTTCAAAAGTGTCAACGACGACCATGGGCATCCCTGCGGCGACGACCTGCTACGAGCCATTTCGGCGGCAATCCAGCAGGCGGCCGGGAACGGCAATATTGTCTGTCGATACGGCGGCGAGGAGATCGCGATCATCGCCCCCGAAACCGACTACAGCGAACTTGCGATCCTTGCGGAGAAGTTGCGAGAAGCGGTGGCCGCGACCTCGGTGACCCACGACAACAAACCCGTGCAGCGCACGGTCTCGATCGGCGGATACGCGAATCCCCCGGGCCAGTCACTCCCCGAATCTCTCTGCATGATGAAACTCGCCGACGAACAGCTCTATCGCGCAAAGTCTGAAGGCCGCGATCGGATCTTCATCAAGGGCGAGTAG
- a CDS encoding Rieske (2Fe-2S) protein, which produces MAYERVALRKDIPTGRGLCVRVGSLDVGLFRVDSEIYAMENRCPHRDFPLSDGQLTGSVIVCSAHGWDFDVRTGFKPGDADGWPIPCFAVRIEGEQVWVDLADVINMKRRNPQV; this is translated from the coding sequence ATGGCCTACGAACGTGTCGCACTGCGCAAAGACATTCCGACCGGGCGTGGACTGTGTGTTCGCGTGGGATCCCTGGACGTCGGGTTGTTTCGCGTAGACAGTGAGATCTACGCCATGGAAAATCGTTGCCCGCATCGCGATTTTCCGCTGAGCGACGGCCAGCTCACCGGCAGTGTAATCGTGTGCAGTGCGCACGGTTGGGACTTTGACGTGCGCACGGGGTTCAAACCCGGAGATGCCGACGGTTGGCCGATCCCATGCTTCGCGGTTCGTATCGAGGGTGAGCAGGTGTGGGTCGATCTCGCAGACGTCATCAACATGAAGCGCCGCAACCCGCAGGTTTGA
- a CDS encoding histidine phosphatase family protein, with the protein MEMLLIRHGLPIHTVNPDGKPADPPLSEAGHEQARLVAEWLREEPIQRIYSSPLRRARETAFPLAQQLGLEIEIEARIREFDAEASEYIPLEELKRTDPERWREFIAGGYTSGLDFDAFAAEVVAGLQHLIDQNPGRRIAVFCHGGVINSWATYVLGIAPTLFLDAAYTSVSRFVAASTGQRSIASLNEAAHLRPIQLRPKSLGR; encoded by the coding sequence ATGGAGATGCTTCTCATTCGACACGGATTGCCGATCCATACCGTCAACCCCGACGGCAAGCCCGCGGATCCCCCGCTCTCGGAGGCCGGTCACGAACAGGCGCGTCTGGTTGCGGAGTGGCTGCGAGAAGAACCCATCCAGCGCATCTATTCGAGCCCGCTGCGTCGCGCTCGCGAGACCGCCTTCCCGTTGGCCCAACAGCTGGGACTCGAAATCGAAATCGAAGCGCGGATCCGTGAATTCGACGCCGAGGCCAGCGAGTACATCCCGTTGGAAGAACTCAAGCGAACCGATCCCGAGCGCTGGAGGGAATTCATTGCCGGTGGATACACGTCAGGGCTCGACTTTGATGCATTTGCTGCAGAGGTCGTTGCCGGACTGCAGCACCTGATCGATCAGAACCCGGGCCGGCGCATCGCAGTCTTTTGCCATGGCGGGGTCATCAACTCCTGGGCCACGTACGTTCTCGGAATTGCGCCAACGCTCTTTCTGGATGCTGCGTACACCAGCGTCAGCCGCTTTGTGGCCGCGAGCACTGGCCAGCGAAGCATTGCCAGTCTGAACGAAGCGGCACACCTTCGTCCGATTCAACTTCGCCCAAAATCTCTGGGGCGCTAG
- a CDS encoding selenoprotein B glycine/betaine/sarcosine/D-proline reductase: MGIRMFLRAYPWRKIDPIPFVPIRKPVSESRLALISSAGFATPDQPPFDDGIRGGDSSFRTIPNDIDLKSLINTHRSDSFDHEGLERDANLAFPLDRLRELCAAGRIGSLNARHLSFMGAITAPARLTRQTAPEAVSMLVADGVDLALLVPV, from the coding sequence ATGGGTATCAGGATGTTTTTGCGCGCTTATCCGTGGCGCAAGATCGATCCCATTCCATTCGTTCCGATTCGCAAGCCCGTTTCCGAGAGTCGATTGGCACTGATTTCGAGCGCCGGCTTTGCAACGCCGGATCAACCACCCTTCGACGACGGAATCCGCGGTGGGGATTCGAGTTTTCGCACAATCCCGAATGACATCGACCTGAAAAGTCTGATCAATACCCATCGCAGTGATTCCTTCGATCACGAGGGGCTCGAGCGCGATGCAAACCTCGCGTTTCCCTTGGACCGCCTGCGGGAGTTGTGCGCTGCGGGCCGCATTGGGTCCCTCAACGCCCGGCACCTCTCGTTCATGGGTGCGATCACGGCGCCGGCTCGATTGACCCGTCAGACGGCTCCAGAGGCCGTGTCCATGCTCGTTGCGGACGGCGTCGACCTGGCACTGCTGGTGCCAGTCTGA
- a CDS encoding flagellin FliC, which translates to MGLRVNNNISSINAQRNLVITTDRLAKSLQRLSSGLRITRAADDAAGLAISESFRAEIRSLGQAQRNANDAISLLQIAEGALNETSGLLIRMRELAIQSANGTLGSSERGTVNDEFQGLRDEISRIAAVSQFNGTAILDGVSAITFQIGSQNTSGDRITISSVDATASGIGVANSVALTTISGAQNALAVLDSAVGTVASLRATFGTVQNRLESTIRSLAVAIENTTAAESRIRDVDFASETAELTKNQVLQQAGISILAQANVSTQTALSLLQ; encoded by the coding sequence ATGGGACTTCGAGTCAATAACAACATTTCGTCGATCAATGCCCAGCGCAATCTGGTCATTACAACCGATCGACTGGCAAAATCACTCCAGCGTCTCTCGTCGGGTTTACGGATTACCCGAGCGGCAGACGACGCGGCCGGCCTCGCTATTTCCGAGAGCTTTCGCGCGGAGATCCGCAGCCTGGGGCAGGCTCAGCGAAACGCGAACGACGCGATCTCGCTGTTGCAGATCGCTGAAGGGGCGCTCAACGAAACCAGTGGCCTGCTGATTCGCATGCGCGAACTGGCCATCCAGTCCGCCAATGGAACGCTCGGATCTTCCGAGCGCGGCACGGTCAACGACGAATTCCAGGGGCTCCGGGACGAGATCTCGCGCATTGCCGCGGTCTCTCAGTTCAACGGGACCGCGATCCTGGACGGCGTTTCTGCGATCACCTTTCAGATCGGCTCACAAAATACCAGTGGCGACCGTATTACGATCAGCAGCGTGGACGCCACGGCTTCGGGCATTGGAGTCGCGAATTCTGTTGCGTTGACGACCATTTCGGGTGCACAGAATGCCCTTGCCGTACTCGACAGCGCGGTGGGTACCGTCGCCAGTCTTCGAGCCACCTTCGGTACTGTGCAGAACCGCCTGGAATCGACGATTCGATCCCTCGCCGTCGCGATCGAGAACACGACTGCAGCCGAATCGCGCATTCGAGACGTGGACTTTGCCTCGGAGACCGCCGAGTTGACGAAGAACCAGGTTCTTCAGCAAGCGGGCATCTCGATTCTGGCGCAAGCCAACGTCTCGACCCAGACAGCACTCTCGTTGCTGCAGTAG